GCTCAGCTGTGGCTTCGATCGACCGCCGTCGAGAGACGCGGTCGATCGCTTCCTCACCGACCTCGAACACGTCGTCGACGAGGTCTTCGACCGCCTCGTCGAGCAGGCCGCCTGCCGCGGCCTGCTCGACTTGACCTACTCCATCGATTCCACCGACGTGAGGACGATGCCCGCCGACCAAGACGCGTCGAAAGGCTACGATCCAACCGCCGAAGAGTACTACCACGGCTACGGCTGTACGATCGTCTCGACCGGGCAAAAGATCCCGATTGCCGCGGAGTTCACCGAGAGCAAGCAAGCGCCAGAGGAGACGGCGATGCGCGTCACGTGTGACGCGCTCGCCGTCGAGAAACCGATCTGGATGCTTGGAGACAGCGCCTACGACACGCTCGGCTGGCACGACCACCTGCTGGCCGCAGGGGTCGTGCCAGTCGCTCCGTACAACGCACGAAACACCGACGATCCGAAAGACATCGAGTACAGGGTCGAAGCCCGCATCGACGAACACAGCGAGGACGTTCAGCTGAAGCAATCGACGCTAGACGAGACGTACAACCGCCGGAGTGGAGTCGAACGAACCAACGACGCCGTCAAGGACTGCGGCCTCGGGCACGTTCGCGCCCGAGGCCGCGTCCACGCACGAGCACAAGTGTTCCTCGCGCTGTGCCTTCGTCTCGTTATTGCGATCACCAACGACGAACGCGGAGACAATCCAGGAAGCACCGTCATCACGCTATGAGAACTATTCTATGACACCCTCACACAAGTTTATTTTAACCATGGGGTTACTTTCGACAACATGCGCGAACACTTGAGAGTCATTCACACTGTTGGGCCGTCCGCTGTCAGTCGGCATCGGATCCGGCGCGGCGGTGTCGGTATCGGACTTCTTGTTGCTTTTCTCGGTGTGAGTAGTCTCACGGATCTCTCACTGGCTGCTGGCGCAGCCGTCGGCTTTTTCGGGCTGTTTTCGAAGCCGGGAGACGACGACGAGTCGACGGCGGCCGACGATAGCGAGCCGTTGGCCCCCGACGAGGGCGGCAGTTCGGCAGTCGAGACCGATTCGGCCGTGGATGCTGAGACCGAACCGGAGTCGGGTGGGACCGAAGACAGCCAGCCGGCAGTCGACAGTACACCGTCGGATAAGGTGACGACCTCCAATGAGGTTGCGGCCTCCAACGAGGTAGCGGCCTCCGATGGCGGTGAGCCGGTGGCCGCCGAGTATTCGTCCGACGACGGTGGCTCTCAATCGTCGGCCGTCGACTGGCAGCATCTCTCTTCGAAGCTCTCGACGGCAATGCAACAGTGCGCCGAGGGTGATCTCACTGTCCGACTCGACGTCGACCACGACGACGACAACGCCGCCGAGGTGGCACGGTCGTTCAACCACATGCTCGATGAGTTCGAGGACACGATCCAGACCGTAGACGAGTTTGGCAATCAGGTCGAGGGCGCGACCGAGCGCGTGACCGGCCGCGTCGACGAGGTCAAATCCGCGAGCAAGGAGGTCAGTCACTCCGTGTCGGGCATCTCGGACGATACCGCCAAACAACACGAGATGGTCGACGATCTCTCCAACGAGATCCGGTCGCTGTCGGCAGCCACCGAGGAGGTCGCCTCCTCGGCCAACGAGGTCGCCGAAGCCTCCGAAACTGCCGCCCAGCGCGGCGAGAAAGGCCGCGAGCTGGCGACAAACGCCCTGGCCGAACTCGACGAGATCGATACGCGCACCAGCCGGACGCTGGAGGCCACCGAGGAACTCGACGAGCTAATTGGCGAGATCGAGGACATCGCGGAGTTCATCGGCGAGGTCGCCAGCCAGACCAACATCCTCGCGCTCAACGCCTCCATCGAGGCCGCCCGCGCCGGGGAAGCTGGCGAAGGGTTCGCCGTCGTCGCAAACGAGGTCAAAAGTCTCGCCGAGGACGCCGAGGAGGCTGCCGGCGACATCGAGAAATCGATTGGCAACGTCCGCGAACAGGCCGACACCACCGTCGACGAGATGCACGAAACCCGCGAACGGATCGACGCCGGTGTCGACACCATCGAGGGCGCAGTCAAAACGTTCCGCGAGATCGCAGACGACGTCGAAGAAACCAACGTCGGTGTCCAAGAGATCAGCGAGGCGACCGACAGTCAGGCGAACTCGCTGCAGGAGGCCGCTGCGATGGTCGACGACGTGGGCGATATCTCCGACGAGACCGCCGAGCGGTCGGTGACGGCGGCCTCGGCGGCCGAACAGCAGACCACCGCGCTGGCCGAAGTCTCAACCGGTGTGACGACCCTCGACGAACGGGTCGACACACTCGACAAACTGGTTAACTCCTACCAGACCCGTGATACCCGCTCCAAGACGTCCGTGGACGCGAACGTCACCTCCATCGAGTTCTGGCACGCGATGGGTGGCGAAAAGGGGCTGCTGCTCGAAGAGCTGATCCGGGAGTTCGAAGAGCAGGCCGACGGGATCCAGATCAACGCCACCTCGAAAGGCAGCTACCGCGGTACCTTCCAGTCGACGCTGTCGGCCGCCGAGAAGGGGTCCGGACCGGCGCTGGCCCAAATTTACGAGATCGGGACCGCCCAAGCCCTCGATAGCGGGGCGTTCACCCCCGTCGAGGGTGTCCTTCCTCGTAGCGTTTCGATGAGCGACTATGTCGACCCCGTGTTGAGCTACTACCGAACCAACGGTACGCTGAACTCGATGCCGTTCAACTCCTCGGTGCCGATCCTCTGTTACAACGAGCAGGCCTTCGAGCGGGCCGGACTCGACCCCAACAACCCGCCGACAACGTTCGCCGAGGTCACCAGAGCGGCCGAACAGATCGTCGACAACGGCGTCGCCGAGAAGGGAATCACCTTTGCCAACTACTCGTGGTTCGTCGAGCAGTGGTTCGCAACCGCGGGCCAAGAGATCGTCAACAAACAGAACGGCCGAGCCGGAACGCCCGACGAGGCCTTCTTCGACAGCGATGCGGCCAAGGAAATCTACACCTGGTGGACCAACCTCGACCGAGAGGGACTGTATCACAACCCCGGCATGGAGGCCCGCGGGAAGGCCAAATCGGCGTTCTACGAGGGAACCGCGCCGATGGTCATCGCCTCCTCCTCATCGGTGGGCGGAATTACCGACGAAGCCTCCTTCGATGTCGGTATCAGCGGCCACCCGACGCCCGGTCAGGGCGAGGGACTCATTGTCGGCGGCGCGTCGCTGTGGGTCTCCGAATCGGCCACCCAAGACGAGCGGGATGCAGCTGGCGAGTTCCTCGCGTGGCTCACCCAGCCCGAACAGCAGGCCCACTGGCACCGCGAGACCGGCTACCTGCCGGTCCACGAGGGTGGTATCGACAAGCTAGAGCGAGATGGTTGGTTCCGACAGAACCCCGGCCACAAGGTCGCTATCGACCAACTGCTTTCAAGCAAGGACAGCCCCGCCACCAACGGCGCGCGGATCGGCCCGTTCAGCACGGTCCGCACGCTCGTCGGCGAGGCCTACCCCGACATGGTCGACGGGGATGTAGAGGAGGAACTCGCTCGGCTCAACGACCGGGTCGAACGACAGCTCGAATCCTACAGCCAAAATCAGCGATAGCCGTCTCCAAATTGTCTGTTACTTTCCAACTGGCATCAGTGTAAAGACCGTCGGGGACGACATCCTAGTATGGAACGCACACTGACTGTCGTCCCGGATGATGGACTTCACGCACGCCCAGCAGCGACCTTCGTCGAAACCGCCGGTGGGTTCGACGCCAACATAACTGTCGAAGCTGTCGAGGGCAACCGCCCGGCAGTGTCGGCCGACAGCATGCTCGGCGTCACTGGGCTCGGTGTCCGTGGCGGTGACGAGGTCCGACTGGTCGCCACTGGTCCCGATGCCGAGGCTGCTCTCGACGCGCTCGAAGCGATTCTGTCGATGCCAGAAGACGAACTCGACGAGGCCGGTGGAACGCGGTGAGCCAACGACAGTTCGAGGGGATCGGTGCCACCCCAACGGTCGGTATCGGCACTGCGGTGTGGTACCGACCAACCAACGTCACTGACCTCGGCGAGCCACCACAGTCCGACAGCGTCGACCCAGCCGCTGAACGCGAGCGGTTCGACGCGAGCCAAGACGACGCCGAGGCCGAACTGAAAGCCGAACGCGAGCAAACACGAGAGCGTGTCGGCGACGAGGAGGCTGCGGTGTTCGACGCCCATCTCCAGTTCCTCCGGGATCCACAGATCGAATCCGGCGTCCAAGACGCCGTCGACGATGGCCTTCCGGCCCCACATGCGGTCAAACAGGCCTTCGAAGGCCCAATCGAGCAGTTCGAGGGGATGGACGGGATGATGGCCGAACGCGCCGACGACCTGCGGGATATCCGGGACCGCTTGCTCCGCCTGCTGACCGGCAGCGAGCGAACCGACCTCGGTGAGCTACCGGATGGCTCGGTCATCCTCGCAGAACTCCTTACACCGAGTGACACAGCCCAACTCGACCCGGAGGCGGTTGCGGGGATTGCGACGATCAAGGGCGGTCGAACCGCCCACGCCGCGATCATCGCCCGTTCGCTGGGGATTCCAGCGGTCGTCGGTATCGGTGAGGCTCTCCGAGAGATCGACGACGGCACACAGGTCGTCGTCGACGGTGAGGCCGAAGCCGTCATCGCCAACCCAAACGAAGAGACCCGCACGCGGGCCGCCGAGTCGACCCAAACACCGGTTATCAGCGAGTCAGTCTCGACTACCGACGGCACGGCCATCGAAGTCGCCGCAAATCTCGGCACGCCGGCCGAGGCCGAACCGGCGGTCGACCGCGGGGCCGACGGTGTCGGCCTGTTCCGCACCGAGTTCTGCTTTCTCGACCGGCAGTCGCCGCCCGACGAAGCCGAACAGTTTGCGGCCTACCACTCGGTCTGTGAGACGTTCGCCGAGGGTGTCGACAGCGAGGCTACTGCCTCGAAGCCCGACAGCGAAGATGAGCCACGAATCGTCGTCCGCACGGCGGATATCGGCGGCGACAAACCCAT
This sequence is a window from Halohasta litchfieldiae. Protein-coding genes within it:
- a CDS encoding transposase, with the translated sequence MATETLALFEHLEFDFLEEFDVFAPARRGRTRDHHPPALFRAFLHCYYKNVYGIRPVTRELQNTVVWLSCGFDRPPSRDAVDRFLTDLEHVVDEVFDRLVEQAACRGLLDLTYSIDSTDVRTMPADQDASKGYDPTAEEYYHGYGCTIVSTGQKIPIAAEFTESKQAPEETAMRVTCDALAVEKPIWMLGDSAYDTLGWHDHLLAAGVVPVAPYNARNTDDPKDIEYRVEARIDEHSEDVQLKQSTLDETYNRRSGVERTNDAVKDCGLGHVRARGRVHARAQVFLALCLRLVIAITNDERGDNPGSTVITL
- a CDS encoding extracellular solute-binding protein; this encodes MSSLTDLSLAAGAAVGFFGLFSKPGDDDESTAADDSEPLAPDEGGSSAVETDSAVDAETEPESGGTEDSQPAVDSTPSDKVTTSNEVAASNEVAASDGGEPVAAEYSSDDGGSQSSAVDWQHLSSKLSTAMQQCAEGDLTVRLDVDHDDDNAAEVARSFNHMLDEFEDTIQTVDEFGNQVEGATERVTGRVDEVKSASKEVSHSVSGISDDTAKQHEMVDDLSNEIRSLSAATEEVASSANEVAEASETAAQRGEKGRELATNALAELDEIDTRTSRTLEATEELDELIGEIEDIAEFIGEVASQTNILALNASIEAARAGEAGEGFAVVANEVKSLAEDAEEAAGDIEKSIGNVREQADTTVDEMHETRERIDAGVDTIEGAVKTFREIADDVEETNVGVQEISEATDSQANSLQEAAAMVDDVGDISDETAERSVTAASAAEQQTTALAEVSTGVTTLDERVDTLDKLVNSYQTRDTRSKTSVDANVTSIEFWHAMGGEKGLLLEELIREFEEQADGIQINATSKGSYRGTFQSTLSAAEKGSGPALAQIYEIGTAQALDSGAFTPVEGVLPRSVSMSDYVDPVLSYYRTNGTLNSMPFNSSVPILCYNEQAFERAGLDPNNPPTTFAEVTRAAEQIVDNGVAEKGITFANYSWFVEQWFATAGQEIVNKQNGRAGTPDEAFFDSDAAKEIYTWWTNLDREGLYHNPGMEARGKAKSAFYEGTAPMVIASSSSVGGITDEASFDVGISGHPTPGQGEGLIVGGASLWVSESATQDERDAAGEFLAWLTQPEQQAHWHRETGYLPVHEGGIDKLERDGWFRQNPGHKVAIDQLLSSKDSPATNGARIGPFSTVRTLVGEAYPDMVDGDVEEELARLNDRVERQLESYSQNQR
- a CDS encoding HPr family phosphocarrier protein → MERTLTVVPDDGLHARPAATFVETAGGFDANITVEAVEGNRPAVSADSMLGVTGLGVRGGDEVRLVATGPDAEAALDALEAILSMPEDELDEAGGTR
- the ptsP gene encoding phosphoenolpyruvate--protein phosphotransferase gives rise to the protein MSQRQFEGIGATPTVGIGTAVWYRPTNVTDLGEPPQSDSVDPAAERERFDASQDDAEAELKAEREQTRERVGDEEAAVFDAHLQFLRDPQIESGVQDAVDDGLPAPHAVKQAFEGPIEQFEGMDGMMAERADDLRDIRDRLLRLLTGSERTDLGELPDGSVILAELLTPSDTAQLDPEAVAGIATIKGGRTAHAAIIARSLGIPAVVGIGEALREIDDGTQVVVDGEAEAVIANPNEETRTRAAESTQTPVISESVSTTDGTAIEVAANLGTPAEAEPAVDRGADGVGLFRTEFCFLDRQSPPDEAEQFAAYHSVCETFAEGVDSEATASKPDSEDEPRIVVRTADIGGDKPIDYLDIDAEQNGFLGARGVRLSLEEHADLFETQLRALLRVAATDAGAGLAVMFPLVSTVEELEAALDRVEEIADDLDSEGVDYAIPELGVMIETPASTYLADTFAERVDFLSIGTNDLTQYVQAAQRDLDRMNDYQDPLAPGVIRAIDRTVTAGHAGGAWVGMCGEMAGDPDLTELLVGLGLDELSMSAVTIPDVKTAIQDVDVESAEQLAASVLDAETRADVYDRL